The following coding sequences lie in one Leucobacter allii genomic window:
- a CDS encoding DUF4244 domain-containing protein yields MPHDSPPVAAPQHPRGDGGARLRLRFRPNRGPLSGAEPSRPRLPRVLRRPARLLAEERGAVTAEYAIVIMAAVAFAGLLVAIMRSEEIRAMLVQLVEDALGAAG; encoded by the coding sequence GTGCCCCACGACTCGCCGCCGGTCGCCGCGCCGCAGCACCCTCGCGGCGACGGCGGTGCGCGCCTGCGCCTGCGCTTCCGCCCGAACCGCGGCCCGCTGTCGGGCGCCGAACCATCGAGGCCCCGTCTGCCCCGCGTGCTGCGGCGCCCCGCGCGACTCCTCGCAGAGGAGCGCGGAGCCGTCACGGCCGAGTACGCGATCGTCATCATGGCCGCCGTGGCCTTCGCCGGGCTGCTCGTCGCCATCATGCGCTCCGAGGAGATCCGCGCCATGCTCGTGCAGCTCGTCGAGGACGCCCTCGGAGCGGCCGGGTGA